TAAATTGGTATGGATACCTTCTTTCAGGTTAAGTGGGCGTAAAGTTTGACTGGCAAATGGAGGCTCCATTAAGTTGAGCAGCACTGAAAGGTTGCATTATTCGCAGGCACTTAATCAAAGTTCAATGAGCCCTACACCCTTCACTCGCTGTATATCCtctatttcttcttattctGATGGCAGTAAACCCCAAGCGCTCATTAGTTTTTGCCTTACCACCCATAACGGTTACGGGCCTGTTGCTTAGTCTGTTTGATACGTTCGTTACGAGCTTTAATGGCCTCTTCATTACGGCGTGCATTTTGGACCAGCGACGTAAGCTGGTTTCTGCGATCGTGCACGTCGGCAAGCGGTGTTGCTGgttcaaaagtttcattgGGAGCATTGGCGGTCGAAAGAACTGGCTCAACTGCCTGTGCCTGAGCAACTGAGGTTGCCTTTGGTGCAGTGACCGCCATTTCCTTTGGATCAACTTTCACCGCTCGAAAGTTGGATTCTTGGATATCCCACTGAAGCCGGTCATGACCATCAGCAAATACACCTTGGGCATCACTAGTCATTGTCTATGTTTTGtccttgttcaatttaGTTCCTAATCAAGAAGAGCGACTGAAAattaagctcatcgcacCTTATATATTGACAGACTACGGATAAACTCACCATGAGCTCAAGACTGTCCGTTAGCCTTCGAATAGCCATCGTTCAACTCAATCCCCAAATAGGACAAGTATCATCGAACATCAGTCGAGCTTGGAGCCTGATCAATCGAATCAAAGAGAGTTCTAATGGAAAGTCCCCCGATTTAGTCGTGTTTCCCGAGTTTGCCCTCACCGGTTACAATTTCCACTCCAGAGACCACATCCTACCCTATGCTACTGCTCCTGACGTTGGTCAGTCCTTCAAGATGGCTCAAGAAGTGTCGAGATTGTTTAATTGTTACACAGTGATCGGATATCCAGAGCGATTCGAGAATGGTACCAAGCCACTGCTGTACAACTCGGCCGCTGTGACCAGTCCAACTGGAGAGCTGGTTTTTAACTACAGGAAGTCATTTTTGTACTACACAGACGACGATTGGGGCTGCAAGGAGAATCCTAAAGGTTTCCAGACTTTCCCACTTCATTTGAAGCAAAGGGCCACTGACAAAAATGGGAATCTCCAGGATATTACTTTGAAGACCTCGATTGGTATTTGTATGGATTTGAGCCCGTATAAATTCACAGCACCATTCCACGACTACGAGTTCGCTACGTACAACGTCGACCAAGGCACAGAGCTGATCATCTGCCCCATGGCATGGCTACACTCGTCTTCGGTCACCAAAGATGAGGGAAAGCTAAGTCAAAAGAAATTACAGGCGATACGAGATGCCACAGAGGCCCAGGGACTTCCGATCCAAGGCTCCCAAGGACAATACCAATTTGATTTCGATAACTCAAAAAAGACAGTGCGTACCTCTCGAGACGTCTCAAGCTCCTATTGCGATTTGGAACAGCCCGATATGTCAAACGTCAATTACTGGATTTTAAGATTCTTGCCATTCTTGGCACTACGACAGAGGGAAAGCTGGCTCTGGAGACTTGAACAAACACGAAGATCGTACATGGGGGCAACATCGACCAAGCCATGGAAATTTGAAGGCCAAAACGCCATCGTCGTCTTTGCCAACAGATGCGGTATTGAAGATGCCAGCACCGTATTCGCCGGTAGCTCTGGTGTAATAAAATTCAACGGTAGCAGGTCCGATCGAGAATGCGAAATTGACTCGACGAACAAGAGCGTGGAGCTTCTGGGAAATCTAGGCAAAGGTTTAGAAGGAGTTCTGATGCGGGATGTCGAATTCAAAGTGGCCAGGTAACAACGGCCAGTTAATAAAACATACTAAATACCATACATATCCTACTGATCGTGCCTACCAGCCTGTGACTCCCCATAAGGGAGTCCCGCCTGTTTTAAAGTCTGtttaagctcttcaatttctttataAGCCTTACCCAACTCATCCTGTAGCCTATCATTGGCACTAGTCAAACGGGACTGGTTCTGTTCGCtcaacaatttttgcaaagtcCACTTGTCTATATTGGCACTCTCagtttccttcaatttttggatATACTCTGCAGCACGGGCCAATATCGTAGCTTTGCTAGACTCCTTCACAGGAAGCAATTCACTCAACTTGTTAATTGCAGTATTGATATTCTCACGACGTCTACGTTCAACTTCCTTATGCGAGTCCTTACGCTGTCTCTTCCACTCATCAGACCCAGTCGTTGGAGCACTCTTACGTCCACGCCTGCCATTCCCAACCATTCCACCAAACAATTTCTTTccctcatcctcatcgtcctcttcatcttcatcatccaagCCTTTACTCTTCCCATAGCCTTCGTTTTCGGCTTCAGGTATATGATCGGGGTCCTTAATATGGTCATCCatatcttcctcttcttcttcctcatcctccTCATCCACTCCCTCATTATCTTTCCTCTTACTCTTCTCCTCTCCAGGATGCTGAATCAAATCACTATAAGCAGCATTGGCCACTGCAGCTGCAGTAGTATCATAAGGATTATCCTGACCACCATCATGATGCGGATCGTCACCAACTTCGTTTAAAAGAGCAGCATCGATGTTCCCCTCGTCCTGTTTctgtctcttcaactcctcGTCACCTACAGCACCCTCAACTTCACCATGAGCCCTCTTGCCCATACTACTCATCATTGATAACACTCACTAGCCTTCAAACCTATCGAAAACGTGAAAACCACGTGGAATGTTCTTGTAGCTCTCGAGTGAATCTTCACCATTTGGCTCTTTGTTGTTTTCCAGTCAAAAGTGGTCGAACTCCTTGAcgact
Above is a window of Torulaspora delbrueckii CBS 1146 chromosome 6, complete genome DNA encoding:
- the NTA1 gene encoding amidase (similar to Saccharomyces cerevisiae NTA1 (YJR062C); ancestral locus Anc_1.510), which encodes MSSRLSVSLRIAIVQLNPQIGQVSSNISRAWSLINRIKESSNGKSPDLVVFPEFALTGYNFHSRDHILPYATAPDVGQSFKMAQEVSRLFNCYTVIGYPERFENGTKPLLYNSAAVTSPTGELVFNYRKSFLYYTDDDWGCKENPKGFQTFPLHLKQRATDKNGNLQDITLKTSIGICMDLSPYKFTAPFHDYEFATYNVDQGTELIICPMAWLHSSSVTKDEGKLSQKKLQAIRDATEAQGLPIQGSQGQYQFDFDNSKKTVRTSRDVSSSYCDLEQPDMSNVNYWILRFLPFLALRQRESWLWRLEQTRRSYMGATSTKPWKFEGQNAIVVFANRCGIEDASTVFAGSSGVIKFNGSRSDRECEIDSTNKSVELLGNLGKGLEGVLMRDVEFKVAR
- the CBF1 gene encoding Cbf1p (similar to Saccharomyces cerevisiae CBF1 (YJR060W); ancestral locus Anc_1.508), with translation MMSSMGKRAHGEVEGAVGDEELKRQKQDEGNIDAALLNEVGDDPHHDGGQDNPYDTTAAAVANAAYSDLIQHPGEEKSKRKDNEGVDEEDEEEEEEDMDDHIKDPDHIPEAENEGYGKSKGLDDEDEEDDEDEGKKLFGGMVGNGRRGRKSAPTTGSDEWKRQRKDSHKEVERRRRENINTAINKLSELLPVKESSKATILARAAEYIQKLKETESANIDKWTLQKLLSEQNQSRLTSANDRLQDELGKAYKEIEELKQTLKQAGLPYGESQAGRHDQ
- the TDEL0F00500 gene encoding PRCC domain-containing protein (ancestral locus Anc_1.511); this encodes MTSDAQGVFADGHDRLQWDIQESNFRAVKVDPKEMAVTAPKATSVAQAQAVEPVLSTANAPNETFEPATPLADVHDRRNQLTSLVQNARRNEEAIKARNERIKQTKQQARNRYGW